One Equus caballus isolate H_3958 breed thoroughbred chromosome 17, TB-T2T, whole genome shotgun sequence DNA window includes the following coding sequences:
- the TSC22D1 gene encoding TSC22 domain family protein 1 isoform X1, with the protein MERSLGSRCHRRRCAPAVLREDPASLRARPRLVAGLSVPGAPPPPRSEPRRPGQRFLPEQPPRAQGLALEGSSGRRLRLRRRRRRNRAGWSVRSRFPPRRLEYKDYGAEGNCTRLLRPPVPNTMHQPPESTAAAAAADISARKMAHPAMFPRRGSGSGSASALSAAGTGVGSNATSSEDFPPPSLLQPPPPAASSTSGPQPPPPQSLNLLSQAQLQAQPLAPGGTQMKKKSGFQITSVTPAQISASISSNNSIAEDTESYDDLDESHTEDLSSSEILDVSLSRATDLGEPERSSSEETLNNFQEAETPGAVSPNQPHLPQPHLPHLPQQNVVINGNAHPHHLHHHHHIHHGHHLHHGHHHPSHAGVATTSIPGGPPSSPISRKLSTTGSSDSVIPAAPTSAVSSGGSPASVMTNIRAPSTTSSIGINSVTGTNTVNNVNITAVGTFNPNVTSSMLGNANINASNIPSAASVSVGPGVSSGVNVNILSGMGNGTISSSAIINSVPNAAAGMTVGSVSSQQQQPTVNTSRFRVVKLDSSSEPFKKGRWTCTEFYEKENALPATEGVINKVVETVKQNPIEVTSERESTSGSSVSSSVSTLSHYTESVGSGEMGAPTVGQQQQPTLQGVALQQMDFSSTGPQSIPAVSIPQSISQSQISQGQLPSQELSYQQKQGLQPVPLQATISAATGIQPSPVNVVGVTSALGQQPSISSLAQPQLPYSQTTPPLQAPLPGAPPQQLQYGQQQPTVSPQMAPGRGKSVTQNPTSEYVQQQPILQTAVSSGQPSSAGVGAGTTVIPMAQPQSIQLPVQPTAVQAQPAGASGQAVGQAQTAVSAVPTGSQIANIGQQASIPTAVKQPPTQVTPSVIQQGAPPSSQIVPPAQTASLHQGVQTSASSLPQQLVIAPQSTLLTVPPQPQGVESVAQGVVSQQLPAVSPLPSASSISVTNQVSSAGLSGMPSAPTNLVPPQNIAQTPATQNGNLVQSVSQPPLIASNINLPLPQQIPLSSTQFSAQSLAQAIGSQIEDARRPAEPSLVGLPQTISGDSGGMSAVSDGSSGSLAASASLFPLKVLPLTTPLVDGEDESSSGASVVAIDNKIEQAMDLVKSHLMYAVREEVEVLKEQIKELIEKNSQLEQENNLLKTLASPEQLAQFQAQLQTGSPPATTQPQGTTQPPAQPASQGSGPTA; encoded by the exons ATGGAGCGCTCCCTGGGCTCCCGCTGCCACCGCCGCCGCTGCGCCCCGGCCGTGCTCCGCGAGGACCCGGCGTCTCTGCGCGCCCGCCCGCGCCTCGTTGCTGGGCTCAGCGTACCGggcgccccgccgccgccccgctCCGAGCCTCGCCGCCCCGGCCAGCGTTTCCTCCCGGAGCAGCCGCCGCGAGCCCAGGGG CTCGCCCTCGAAGGCAGCAGCGGCCGGCGCCTTCgactgaggaggaggagaaggaggaatcGCGCCGGGTGGAGCGTCAGGTCCCGTTTTCCTCCCCGGCGTCTTGAATACAAAGATTACGGTGCAGAAGGAAATTGCACTCGCCTCCTCCGCCCCCCGGTACCCAACACAATGCACCAGCCGCCTGAGTCCACGGCCGCCGCGGCCGCTGCAGACATTAGTGCGAGGAAGATGGCGCACCCGGCAATGTTCCCTAGAAGGGGCAGCGGTAGTGGCAGCGCCTCTGCTCTCAGTGCAGCAGGTACCGGCGTTGGCAGTAATGCCACATCTTCCGAGGATTTTCCGCCTCCATCGCTGCTCCAGCCGCCACCTCCTGCAGCATCTTCTACGTCGGGACCACAGCCTCCGCCTCCACAAAGCCTGAACCTCCTTTCGCAGGCTCAGCTGCAGGCACAACCTCTTGCGCCAGGCGGaactcaaatgaaaaagaaaagtggcTTCCAGATAACTAGCGTTACCCCGGCTCAGATCTCCGCCAGCATCAGCTCCAACAACAGTATAGCAGAGGACACTGAGAGCTATGATGATTTGGATGAATCTCACACGGAAGATCTGTCTTCTTCCGAGATCCTTGATGTGTCACTTTCCAGGGCTACTGACTTAGGGGAGCCTGAACGCAGCTCCTCAGAAGAGACTCTAAATAACTTCCAGGAAGCTGAGACACCTGGGGCAGTCTCTCCCAACCAGCCCCACCTTCCTCAGCCTCATTTGCCTCACCTTCCACAACAGAATGTTGTGATCAATGGGAATGCTCATCCACACCacctccatcaccaccatcacatTCATCATGGGCACCACCTCCACCATGggcaccaccatccatcccaTGCTGGTGTGGCCACTACATCCATTCCTGGAGGGCCACCCTCAAGCCCAATATCCAGAAAACTCTCTACAACTGGAAGCTCTGACAGTGTTATACCAGCTGCACCAACTTCTGCTGTATCATCGGGTGGCTCACCTGCATCTGTAATGACTAATATCCGTGCTCCCAGTACTACCAGCAGTATAGGTATAAATTCTGTTACTGGCACTAATACAGTGAATAATGTAAACATTACTGCTGTGGGCACTTTTAATCCTAATGTGACAAGCAGCATGCTTGGTAATGCTAATATAAATGCAAGCAATATTCCTAGTGCTGCTAGTGTGAGTGTTGGGCCTGGAGTTAGCAGCGGTGTTAATGTGAATATCTTGAGTGGCATGGGCAATGGTACTATTTCTTCCTCTGCTATTATTAACAGTGTCCCTAATGCAGCTGCAGGGATGACTGTGGGATCAGTTTCAAGTCAGCAACAACAACCAACAGTTAATACGTCAAGGTTCAGAGTTGTGAAGTTAGATTCTAGTTCTGAACCCTTTAAAAAGGGTAGATGGACTTGCACTGAgttctatgaaaaagaaaatgctttacCTGCTACAGAAGGTGTGATAAATAAAGTGGTAGAAACTGTAAAACAGAACCCAATAGAAGTGACTTCTGAGAGGGAGAGCACTAGTGGGAGTTCAGTGAGCAGTAGTGTCAGCACACTGAGTCACTACACAGAGAGTGTGGGAAGTGGAGAGATGGGAGCCCCTACTgtggggcagcagcagcaaccAACTCTTCAAGGTGTGGCCCTTCAACAGATGGATTTCAGTAGCACTGGTCCACAGAGTATTCCTGCAGTTAGTATACCACAGAGTATTTCTCAGTCACAGATCTCACAAGGACAATTACCGTCTCAAGAACTGAGCTATCAGCAAAAGCAAGGTCTTCAGCCAGTACCTCTGCAAGCCACTATCAGTGCTGCAACTGGTATCCAGCCATCACCTGTTAATGTCGTTGGTGTAACTTCAGCTTTAGGTCAGCAGCCTTCCATTTCCAGTTTGGCTCAACCCCAACTGCCATATTCTCAGACGACTCCTCCACTGCAAGCTCCCCTCCCAGGGGCACCACCCCAACAGTTGCAATATGGACAACAGCAACCCACTGTTTCTCCACAGATGGCCCCAGGCCGTGGTAAATCAGTGACTCAAAATCCTACTTCAGAGTATGTACAGCAGCAGCCGATTCTTCAAACAGCAGTGTCCTCCGGACAGCCCAGTTCTGCAGGAGTGGGAGCAGGAACAACGGTAATTCCTATGGCTCAGCCACAGAGTATCCAGCTGCCAGTGCAGCCCACAGCAGTCCAAGCACAACCTGCAGGGGCATCTGGCCAGGCTGTTGGCCAGGCTCAAACAGCAGTATCTGCTGTACCTACCGGCAGTCAAATTGCAAATATTGGCCAACAAGCAAGCATCCCTACAGCAGTGAAGCAACCCCCTACTCAAGTCACACCTTCAGTTATTCAGCAAGGTGCTCCTCCATCTTCACAAATAGTTCCACCTGCTCAAACTGCGAGTCTTCATCAGGGAGTTCAAACTAGTGCTTCAAGCCTTCCTCAGCAATTGGTCATTGCACCCCAGAGTACCTTGTTAACTGTGCCTCCCCAGCCACAAGGAGTAGAATCAGTAGCTCAAGGAGTTGTTTCTCAGCAGTTGCCTGCAGTTAGTCCTTTGCCCTCTGCTAGTAGCATTTCTGTTACAAATCAGGTTAGTTCAGCTGGTCTTTCTGGAATGCCTTCTGCCCCAACAAACTTGGTTCCACCACAGAATATAGCACAAACCCCTGCCACTCAAAATGGTAATTTGGTTCAAAGTGTTAGTCAACCTCCCTTGATAGCATCTAATATAAATTTGCCTTTGCCACAGCAGATACCACTAAGTTCTACTCAGTTCTCTGCACAATCATTAGCTCAGGCAATTGGAAGCCAAATTGAAGATGCCAGGCGCCCAGCAGAACCCTCCTTAGTTGGCTTACCTCAGACTATCAGTGGTGACAGTGGGGGAATGTCAGCAGTTTCAGATGGGAGTAGCGGCAGCCTAGcagcctctgcttctcttttcccGTTGAAGGTGCTACCGCTGACGACACCCCTGGTGGATGGCGAGGATGAGAG
- the TSC22D1 gene encoding TSC22 domain family protein 1 isoform X3 — protein MERSLGSRCHRRRCAPAVLREDPASLRARPRLVAGLSVPGAPPPPRSEPRRPGQRFLPEQPPRAQGLALEGSSGRRLRLRRRRRRNRAGWSVRSRFPPRRLEYKDYGAEGNCTRLLRPPVPNTMHQPPESTAAAAAADISARKMAHPAMFPRRGSGSGSASALSAAGTGVGSNATSSEDFPPPSLLQPPPPAASSTSGPQPPPPQSLNLLSQAQLQAQPLAPGGTQMKKKSGFQITSVTPAQISASISSNNSIAEDTESYDDLDESHTEDLSSSEILDVSLSRATDLGEPERSSSEETLNNFQEAETPGAVSPNQPHLPQPHLPHLPQQNVVINGNAHPHHLHHHHHIHHGHHLHHGHHHPSHAGVATTSIPGGPPSSPISRKLSTTGSSDSVIPAAPTSAVSSGGSPASVMTNIRAPSTTSSIGINSVTGTNTVNNVNITAVGTFNPNVTSSMLGNANINASNIPSAASVSVGPGVSSGVNVNILSGMGNGTISSSAIINSVPNAAAGMTVGSVSSQQQQPTVNTSRFRVVKLDSSSEPFKKGRWTCTEFYEKENALPATEGVINKVVETVKQNPIEVTSERESTSGSSVSSSVSTLSHYTESVGSGEMGAPTVGQQQQPTLQGVALQQMDFSSTGPQSIPAVSIPQSISQSQISQGQLPSQELSYQQKQGLQPVPLQATISAATGIQPSPVNVVGVTSALGQQPSISSLAQPQLPYSQTTPPLQAPLPGAPPQQLQYGQQQPTVSPQMAPGRGKSVTQNPTSEYVQQQPILQTAVSSGQPSSAGVGAGTTVIPMAQPQSIQLPVQPTAVQAQPAGASGQAVGQAQTAVSAVPTGSQIANIGQQASIPTAVKQPPTQVTPSVIQQGAPPSSQIVPPAQTASLHQGVQTSASSLPQQLVIAPQSTLLTVPPQPQGVESVAQGVVSQQLPAVSPLPSASSISVTNQVSSAGLSGMPSAPTNLVPPQNIAQTPATQNGNLVQSVSQPPLIASNINLPLPQQIPLSSTQFSAQSLAQAIGSQIEDARRPAEPSLVGLPQTISGDSGGMSAVSDGSSGSLAASASLFPLKVLPLTTPLVDGEDESASLLPEVQGVILEPQIQPRPRRAFDVRGPLSPLNPWRQNIQLLERVGKDKKQVS, from the exons ATGGAGCGCTCCCTGGGCTCCCGCTGCCACCGCCGCCGCTGCGCCCCGGCCGTGCTCCGCGAGGACCCGGCGTCTCTGCGCGCCCGCCCGCGCCTCGTTGCTGGGCTCAGCGTACCGggcgccccgccgccgccccgctCCGAGCCTCGCCGCCCCGGCCAGCGTTTCCTCCCGGAGCAGCCGCCGCGAGCCCAGGGG CTCGCCCTCGAAGGCAGCAGCGGCCGGCGCCTTCgactgaggaggaggagaaggaggaatcGCGCCGGGTGGAGCGTCAGGTCCCGTTTTCCTCCCCGGCGTCTTGAATACAAAGATTACGGTGCAGAAGGAAATTGCACTCGCCTCCTCCGCCCCCCGGTACCCAACACAATGCACCAGCCGCCTGAGTCCACGGCCGCCGCGGCCGCTGCAGACATTAGTGCGAGGAAGATGGCGCACCCGGCAATGTTCCCTAGAAGGGGCAGCGGTAGTGGCAGCGCCTCTGCTCTCAGTGCAGCAGGTACCGGCGTTGGCAGTAATGCCACATCTTCCGAGGATTTTCCGCCTCCATCGCTGCTCCAGCCGCCACCTCCTGCAGCATCTTCTACGTCGGGACCACAGCCTCCGCCTCCACAAAGCCTGAACCTCCTTTCGCAGGCTCAGCTGCAGGCACAACCTCTTGCGCCAGGCGGaactcaaatgaaaaagaaaagtggcTTCCAGATAACTAGCGTTACCCCGGCTCAGATCTCCGCCAGCATCAGCTCCAACAACAGTATAGCAGAGGACACTGAGAGCTATGATGATTTGGATGAATCTCACACGGAAGATCTGTCTTCTTCCGAGATCCTTGATGTGTCACTTTCCAGGGCTACTGACTTAGGGGAGCCTGAACGCAGCTCCTCAGAAGAGACTCTAAATAACTTCCAGGAAGCTGAGACACCTGGGGCAGTCTCTCCCAACCAGCCCCACCTTCCTCAGCCTCATTTGCCTCACCTTCCACAACAGAATGTTGTGATCAATGGGAATGCTCATCCACACCacctccatcaccaccatcacatTCATCATGGGCACCACCTCCACCATGggcaccaccatccatcccaTGCTGGTGTGGCCACTACATCCATTCCTGGAGGGCCACCCTCAAGCCCAATATCCAGAAAACTCTCTACAACTGGAAGCTCTGACAGTGTTATACCAGCTGCACCAACTTCTGCTGTATCATCGGGTGGCTCACCTGCATCTGTAATGACTAATATCCGTGCTCCCAGTACTACCAGCAGTATAGGTATAAATTCTGTTACTGGCACTAATACAGTGAATAATGTAAACATTACTGCTGTGGGCACTTTTAATCCTAATGTGACAAGCAGCATGCTTGGTAATGCTAATATAAATGCAAGCAATATTCCTAGTGCTGCTAGTGTGAGTGTTGGGCCTGGAGTTAGCAGCGGTGTTAATGTGAATATCTTGAGTGGCATGGGCAATGGTACTATTTCTTCCTCTGCTATTATTAACAGTGTCCCTAATGCAGCTGCAGGGATGACTGTGGGATCAGTTTCAAGTCAGCAACAACAACCAACAGTTAATACGTCAAGGTTCAGAGTTGTGAAGTTAGATTCTAGTTCTGAACCCTTTAAAAAGGGTAGATGGACTTGCACTGAgttctatgaaaaagaaaatgctttacCTGCTACAGAAGGTGTGATAAATAAAGTGGTAGAAACTGTAAAACAGAACCCAATAGAAGTGACTTCTGAGAGGGAGAGCACTAGTGGGAGTTCAGTGAGCAGTAGTGTCAGCACACTGAGTCACTACACAGAGAGTGTGGGAAGTGGAGAGATGGGAGCCCCTACTgtggggcagcagcagcaaccAACTCTTCAAGGTGTGGCCCTTCAACAGATGGATTTCAGTAGCACTGGTCCACAGAGTATTCCTGCAGTTAGTATACCACAGAGTATTTCTCAGTCACAGATCTCACAAGGACAATTACCGTCTCAAGAACTGAGCTATCAGCAAAAGCAAGGTCTTCAGCCAGTACCTCTGCAAGCCACTATCAGTGCTGCAACTGGTATCCAGCCATCACCTGTTAATGTCGTTGGTGTAACTTCAGCTTTAGGTCAGCAGCCTTCCATTTCCAGTTTGGCTCAACCCCAACTGCCATATTCTCAGACGACTCCTCCACTGCAAGCTCCCCTCCCAGGGGCACCACCCCAACAGTTGCAATATGGACAACAGCAACCCACTGTTTCTCCACAGATGGCCCCAGGCCGTGGTAAATCAGTGACTCAAAATCCTACTTCAGAGTATGTACAGCAGCAGCCGATTCTTCAAACAGCAGTGTCCTCCGGACAGCCCAGTTCTGCAGGAGTGGGAGCAGGAACAACGGTAATTCCTATGGCTCAGCCACAGAGTATCCAGCTGCCAGTGCAGCCCACAGCAGTCCAAGCACAACCTGCAGGGGCATCTGGCCAGGCTGTTGGCCAGGCTCAAACAGCAGTATCTGCTGTACCTACCGGCAGTCAAATTGCAAATATTGGCCAACAAGCAAGCATCCCTACAGCAGTGAAGCAACCCCCTACTCAAGTCACACCTTCAGTTATTCAGCAAGGTGCTCCTCCATCTTCACAAATAGTTCCACCTGCTCAAACTGCGAGTCTTCATCAGGGAGTTCAAACTAGTGCTTCAAGCCTTCCTCAGCAATTGGTCATTGCACCCCAGAGTACCTTGTTAACTGTGCCTCCCCAGCCACAAGGAGTAGAATCAGTAGCTCAAGGAGTTGTTTCTCAGCAGTTGCCTGCAGTTAGTCCTTTGCCCTCTGCTAGTAGCATTTCTGTTACAAATCAGGTTAGTTCAGCTGGTCTTTCTGGAATGCCTTCTGCCCCAACAAACTTGGTTCCACCACAGAATATAGCACAAACCCCTGCCACTCAAAATGGTAATTTGGTTCAAAGTGTTAGTCAACCTCCCTTGATAGCATCTAATATAAATTTGCCTTTGCCACAGCAGATACCACTAAGTTCTACTCAGTTCTCTGCACAATCATTAGCTCAGGCAATTGGAAGCCAAATTGAAGATGCCAGGCGCCCAGCAGAACCCTCCTTAGTTGGCTTACCTCAGACTATCAGTGGTGACAGTGGGGGAATGTCAGCAGTTTCAGATGGGAGTAGCGGCAGCCTAGcagcctctgcttctcttttcccGTTGAAGGTGCTACCGCTGACGACACCCCTGGTGGATGGCGAGGATGAGAG
- the TSC22D1 gene encoding TSC22 domain family protein 1 isoform X6 → MERSLGSRCHRRRCAPAVLREDPASLRARPRLVAGLSVPGAPPPPRSEPRRPGQRFLPEQPPRAQGLALEGSSGRRLRLRRRRRRNRAGWSVRSRFPPRRLEYKDYGAEGNCTRLLRPPVPNTMHQPPESTAAAAAADISARKMAHPAMFPRRGSGSGSASALSAAGTGVGSNATSSEDFPPPSLLQPPPPAASSTSGPQPPPPQSLNLLSQAQLQAQPLAPGGTQMKKKSGFQITSVTPAQISASISSNNSIAEDTESYDDLDESHTEDLSSSEILDVSLSRATDLGEPERSSSEETLNNFQEAETPGAVSPNQPHLPQPHLPHLPQQNVVINGNAHPHHLHHHHHIHHGHHLHHGHHHPSHAGVATTSIPGGPPSSPISRKLSTTGSSDSVIPAAPTSAVSSGGSPASVMTNIRAPSTTSSIGINSVTGTNTVNNVNITAVGTFNPNVTSSMLGNANINASNIPSAASVSVGPGVSSGVNVNILSGMGNGTISSSAIINSVPNAAAGMTVGSVSSQQQQPTVNTSRFRVVKLDSSSEPFKKGRWTCTEFYEKENALPATEGVINKVVETVKQNPIEVTSERESTSGSSVSSSVSTLSHYTESVGSGEMGAPTVGQQQQPTLQGVALQQMDFSSTGPQSIPAVSIPQSISQSQISQGQLPSQELSYQQKQGLQPVPLQATISAATGIQPSPVNVVGVTSALGQQPSISSLAQPQLPYSQTTPPLQAPLPGAPPQQLQYGQQQPTVSPQMAPGRGKSVTQNPTSEYVQQQPILQTAVSSGQPSSAGVGAGTTVIPMAQPQSIQLPVQPTAVQAQPAGASGQAVGQAQTAVSAVPTGSQIANIGQQASIPTAVKQPPTQVTPSVIQQGAPPSSQIVPPAQTASLHQGVQTSASSLPQQLVIAPQSTLLTVPPQPQGVESVAQGVVSQQLPAVSPLPSASSISVTNQVLPLTTPLVDGEDESSSGASVVAIDNKIEQAMDLVKSHLMYAVREEVEVLKEQIKELIEKNSQLEQENNLLKTLASPEQLAQFQAQLQTGSPPATTQPQGTTQPPAQPASQGSGPTA, encoded by the exons ATGGAGCGCTCCCTGGGCTCCCGCTGCCACCGCCGCCGCTGCGCCCCGGCCGTGCTCCGCGAGGACCCGGCGTCTCTGCGCGCCCGCCCGCGCCTCGTTGCTGGGCTCAGCGTACCGggcgccccgccgccgccccgctCCGAGCCTCGCCGCCCCGGCCAGCGTTTCCTCCCGGAGCAGCCGCCGCGAGCCCAGGGG CTCGCCCTCGAAGGCAGCAGCGGCCGGCGCCTTCgactgaggaggaggagaaggaggaatcGCGCCGGGTGGAGCGTCAGGTCCCGTTTTCCTCCCCGGCGTCTTGAATACAAAGATTACGGTGCAGAAGGAAATTGCACTCGCCTCCTCCGCCCCCCGGTACCCAACACAATGCACCAGCCGCCTGAGTCCACGGCCGCCGCGGCCGCTGCAGACATTAGTGCGAGGAAGATGGCGCACCCGGCAATGTTCCCTAGAAGGGGCAGCGGTAGTGGCAGCGCCTCTGCTCTCAGTGCAGCAGGTACCGGCGTTGGCAGTAATGCCACATCTTCCGAGGATTTTCCGCCTCCATCGCTGCTCCAGCCGCCACCTCCTGCAGCATCTTCTACGTCGGGACCACAGCCTCCGCCTCCACAAAGCCTGAACCTCCTTTCGCAGGCTCAGCTGCAGGCACAACCTCTTGCGCCAGGCGGaactcaaatgaaaaagaaaagtggcTTCCAGATAACTAGCGTTACCCCGGCTCAGATCTCCGCCAGCATCAGCTCCAACAACAGTATAGCAGAGGACACTGAGAGCTATGATGATTTGGATGAATCTCACACGGAAGATCTGTCTTCTTCCGAGATCCTTGATGTGTCACTTTCCAGGGCTACTGACTTAGGGGAGCCTGAACGCAGCTCCTCAGAAGAGACTCTAAATAACTTCCAGGAAGCTGAGACACCTGGGGCAGTCTCTCCCAACCAGCCCCACCTTCCTCAGCCTCATTTGCCTCACCTTCCACAACAGAATGTTGTGATCAATGGGAATGCTCATCCACACCacctccatcaccaccatcacatTCATCATGGGCACCACCTCCACCATGggcaccaccatccatcccaTGCTGGTGTGGCCACTACATCCATTCCTGGAGGGCCACCCTCAAGCCCAATATCCAGAAAACTCTCTACAACTGGAAGCTCTGACAGTGTTATACCAGCTGCACCAACTTCTGCTGTATCATCGGGTGGCTCACCTGCATCTGTAATGACTAATATCCGTGCTCCCAGTACTACCAGCAGTATAGGTATAAATTCTGTTACTGGCACTAATACAGTGAATAATGTAAACATTACTGCTGTGGGCACTTTTAATCCTAATGTGACAAGCAGCATGCTTGGTAATGCTAATATAAATGCAAGCAATATTCCTAGTGCTGCTAGTGTGAGTGTTGGGCCTGGAGTTAGCAGCGGTGTTAATGTGAATATCTTGAGTGGCATGGGCAATGGTACTATTTCTTCCTCTGCTATTATTAACAGTGTCCCTAATGCAGCTGCAGGGATGACTGTGGGATCAGTTTCAAGTCAGCAACAACAACCAACAGTTAATACGTCAAGGTTCAGAGTTGTGAAGTTAGATTCTAGTTCTGAACCCTTTAAAAAGGGTAGATGGACTTGCACTGAgttctatgaaaaagaaaatgctttacCTGCTACAGAAGGTGTGATAAATAAAGTGGTAGAAACTGTAAAACAGAACCCAATAGAAGTGACTTCTGAGAGGGAGAGCACTAGTGGGAGTTCAGTGAGCAGTAGTGTCAGCACACTGAGTCACTACACAGAGAGTGTGGGAAGTGGAGAGATGGGAGCCCCTACTgtggggcagcagcagcaaccAACTCTTCAAGGTGTGGCCCTTCAACAGATGGATTTCAGTAGCACTGGTCCACAGAGTATTCCTGCAGTTAGTATACCACAGAGTATTTCTCAGTCACAGATCTCACAAGGACAATTACCGTCTCAAGAACTGAGCTATCAGCAAAAGCAAGGTCTTCAGCCAGTACCTCTGCAAGCCACTATCAGTGCTGCAACTGGTATCCAGCCATCACCTGTTAATGTCGTTGGTGTAACTTCAGCTTTAGGTCAGCAGCCTTCCATTTCCAGTTTGGCTCAACCCCAACTGCCATATTCTCAGACGACTCCTCCACTGCAAGCTCCCCTCCCAGGGGCACCACCCCAACAGTTGCAATATGGACAACAGCAACCCACTGTTTCTCCACAGATGGCCCCAGGCCGTGGTAAATCAGTGACTCAAAATCCTACTTCAGAGTATGTACAGCAGCAGCCGATTCTTCAAACAGCAGTGTCCTCCGGACAGCCCAGTTCTGCAGGAGTGGGAGCAGGAACAACGGTAATTCCTATGGCTCAGCCACAGAGTATCCAGCTGCCAGTGCAGCCCACAGCAGTCCAAGCACAACCTGCAGGGGCATCTGGCCAGGCTGTTGGCCAGGCTCAAACAGCAGTATCTGCTGTACCTACCGGCAGTCAAATTGCAAATATTGGCCAACAAGCAAGCATCCCTACAGCAGTGAAGCAACCCCCTACTCAAGTCACACCTTCAGTTATTCAGCAAGGTGCTCCTCCATCTTCACAAATAGTTCCACCTGCTCAAACTGCGAGTCTTCATCAGGGAGTTCAAACTAGTGCTTCAAGCCTTCCTCAGCAATTGGTCATTGCACCCCAGAGTACCTTGTTAACTGTGCCTCCCCAGCCACAAGGAGTAGAATCAGTAGCTCAAGGAGTTGTTTCTCAGCAGTTGCCTGCAGTTAGTCCTTTGCCCTCTGCTAGTAGCATTTCTGTTACAAATCAG GTGCTACCGCTGACGACACCCCTGGTGGATGGCGAGGATGAGAG